GCCTGGATATATTTTTGGCCATGGTCGGTTTTGAGATAAAAGTAACCGCCTGCCAGCATGACAATGATAATACAGAACAAAAAAGCCATGCCTTTTAAAATCCGGTTGACACGTTTAGTCATGATACTTACCTGCTACTAACTCCTTCTTGTAATCACGATTTTTCATCCTCTGAACTGAACAGCGAGCGAATAAAAAATAAACATTTTCCTTGCCCCGACAAACGGGATAAGTGCGTTGTTGATATCTTCTTCCGTCGCTGCAATGTTTCTCGCCGCACTGTAATATTCCAGGGATTTGAATGGCGTTGCACCCTTCAGCTCAAGAAGCTTGCCGATATCTTTGAGTATCGCAATGACGTCTTTTTTCGTTACCGTTTCATTCATAGTAACCACTCACATTGTTTGTCGGGTTTCGTTCCTCAACCGAACTTGCAGACTACATATCAATGGCATTGACTTAAGGAAGTGGCACTTAAAAGTCCCCCTTTCTTAAAGGGGGGAGATTTATTCTTAAGTCAACGACATTGGACTACATATAAGTCTTTTTGCACGGACAAACGAGGTTGTCCATGCCACCGAATGCCTATATCCCTTTGAGGGGGAGTTTATGATCTGTATGTTCGAGATGCACTTTTTGCCATTTTCTTACCGAATTGATCAGATATATCTCCGGGGCTTTTTTAATTTCTTCCAGAGATATTGTTCTTTCAGATATCTCATTTTGTTCCAGGAGGAAAGAACGATAGGTTCCGTTCAGTAATCCGCATTGCACCGGCGGTGTGATTAATTTCCCGTTCCATCTTATGACCACATTGGAAATGCATGATTCCGTCACTTCTCCTTTTTCATTCCACAGCAGGACATCATCGCAGTCCGGAAATTCGGCCCTTGCCGAGTCATACACCCGGCGATTGGTTGTTTTGTGAAACAGAAACGGATTCGCTGAATCCACCGGTTTTAGCGCAATCCGCACTCTTCTGGGTTCGGCCGCGGTTGAGCTGTGTAGCGGCTCATACTGGCAGGTAATAACCCCATTCCTTGCCAGAAGTAAGCGTACTTTATAATCAGTATCCCGGAACGAGGCTGCCGCTGACTTTAATTCGTTCTGTATGTCGTCGGCATCGTACGGAAAGTCAAAATACTCTGCGGAATCGCTCATGCGATCCAGATGATAACGAAGCAGGAAATATCCGTCCTGTGGCGTCCATAATATGGTTTCAAGCAGTGAAAACGAAGTGTCGGATTGCGGCTCATTTATAATTTTTGTTTTAAGCAGACATTCTTCATACTCCAGGGTATCGACAGAATCCCAGACGATCCCGCCTCCGGTGCCATACTCAATCCGGTTTTGTGCCTTGTTTAGAAGGGCGGTACGAATGGCGACGTTAAACTGCGCGTCATTGTCAGGTGTAATATATCCTATGGTTCCCGTGTAAATATTTCGATTCGTATCTTCAATATCCGCGATAATCCTCATCGTATTTACTTTCGGGGCC
The sequence above is drawn from the Syntrophales bacterium genome and encodes:
- a CDS encoding helix-hairpin-helix domain-containing protein yields the protein MNETVTKKDVIAILKDIGKLLELKGATPFKSLEYYSAARNIAATEEDINNALIPFVGARKMFIFYSLAVQFRG
- the pabB gene encoding aminodeoxychorismate synthase component I — protein: MVPLSSREHLNNTMINTVTIHDATKGKWLHFANPLEIIRADDIREVLPKLQLTEKITYERQCYAAGFISYEAAPAFDNAHKTHLPTSFPLLWFGIYEKPEIIDLPELAMDSCPAPLDWSITTDKNRYMDVIERIKHHIERGETYQVNYTIRQYAQYSGDPWSLFLNIARNAPYGAFLETDEYAICSASPELFFELHRGRLTSRPMKGTAPRGRTNEEDQKLRDMLYQSEKDRAENVMIVDMMRNDIGRVAAVGSVKVPKLFETEKYPTLWQMTSTVTAKTDAPISEIMTALFPCASITGAPKVNTMRIIADIEDTNRNIYTGTIGYITPDNDAQFNVAIRTALLNKAQNRIEYGTGGGIVWDSVDTLEYEECLLKTKIINEPQSDTSFSLLETILWTPQDGYFLLRYHLDRMSDSAEYFDFPYDADDIQNELKSAAASFRDTDYKVRLLLARNGVITCQYEPLHSSTAAEPRRVRIALKPVDSANPFLFHKTTNRRVYDSARAEFPDCDDVLLWNEKGEVTESCISNVVIRWNGKLITPPVQCGLLNGTYRSFLLEQNEISERTISLEEIKKAPEIYLINSVRKWQKVHLEHTDHKLPLKGI